From Amycolatopsis sp. YIM 10, the proteins below share one genomic window:
- a CDS encoding DUF6531 domain-containing protein, whose product MPEGNPLVAQAQSQTTGVTGIGIAESAVDLANGVSDGSWVEAGLGAVGVGLEVLSMVVDPIGTLASYGVSWLIEHVQPLKEALDWLAGDPPVIQSFSETWANVAAEVNAIAGDLGNEVTNGTAGWQGEGAEAYRGAAAEQADALAGAASLADGISAGVMIMGTVVAAVRELVRDLVAELVGKLITWALEAAATLGFATPAIAVQATTAITKTISKISDFIRKLVKTIGNVSPKIRKIIDKLGEIIEKLSKMLRKGGKPGSGTTPSGAKPSTTKTPDTTPNSPDTTPSGTDTTPDGGSPTTPDGGKPGNGNQPDSPSNRPDDVNDTKTPIDQRKCENDPIDVATGEMVLPQTDVELAGVLSLVLRRTHISSYRAGLTFGSSWASTVDQRLEFDAEGVLFVAEDGMLLAYPTPPDTGSVLPAAGPRWPLSRSGDEFTIQRDSGQSLHFPAGAEPVRPLARIEDRSGNRITVHRDRAGTPLAVEHSGGYRVEFEHEGGRAVALRLADPAGSGIVLLRYAYDERGRLTEVVNSSGRPLRFEYDLAGRVTKWTDRNGEWYRYFYDAKGRCVANQGSGGFLNGTFGYDDDGRVTRFTDALGNTTTYRFDERNNVVAETDPLGHTWRQEWDAHDRLVSRTDPLGRSTRYEYDQDGNLTRLTRPDGTQALAEHNELGRPTVTVDPDGAVWRRGYDHAGRVVSITDPSGATTTCTYHENGQLASVTDPLGRTRRTEVDAAGLPVAEIDVRGGVTRYQRDQFGRIISVTDPSGATARMAWTVEGKLLSRTAPDGSVERWKYDGEGNEVEYQDAAGRGVSIQTTHFDLPAVETRTDGSSLTFTYDAALRLRAVTNAQNLEWRYDYDAAGRLVAETDFNGRRVQYEHDEAGHLVGRTNGLGQRVGFVRDRAGRMLQRRYDDTVEVFEYDPVGRLVRARNADADLVLGRDLLGRVISESVNGQAVTSAYDAAGRRISRRTPTGAQSHWRYGESGQPAALTTAGHTVSFGYDAAGHEVERLLDSGTIIAQSWDANHRLASQTVSTVTGGGRAQVIQRRDFSYRADGHLVAVDDQLEGPRSFQLDGGGRITAVRGAGWSEQYAYDSAGNVQAAGWPGGDTEAHGERAYSGTLLTRAGKLRYEHDQQGRVVLRQKKRLSAKPESWHYSWNADDRLTGVVTPGGSHWRYLYDPLGRRIAKLRLGHDGTVLERTDFCWDGLQLAEQVHSGGHALTWDWEPGTFRAIAQVHRVRSAEQGWIDDQFYSIVTDLVGTPTELVDASGALGWRRRSTIWGHDIGSAPQQAGTPLRFPGQYFDPESGLNYNHFRHYDAETGRYTSTDPVGLAPAPNPHAYVPNPTAAIDPTGLSPCRTYYSVQGRADADRLINDGGEPWPSGVDAQGRPRSELGEGLYAWETRDQAERYLDMVRSRDGAPTDLEIIEHRIRGEDFDGLRSADMTTMDDDAATDLWNQGSNHDYEHIRRGTGRFGPENYFHHSVYHLFETRRPG is encoded by the coding sequence ATGCCTGAGGGGAATCCGCTGGTCGCGCAGGCGCAGTCGCAGACCACCGGGGTGACCGGGATCGGGATCGCCGAGTCCGCGGTCGACCTGGCCAACGGGGTGTCCGACGGCTCCTGGGTCGAAGCCGGACTCGGCGCGGTCGGCGTCGGACTCGAAGTCCTCTCGATGGTCGTCGACCCGATCGGCACGCTCGCTTCCTACGGTGTCTCGTGGCTGATCGAGCACGTGCAGCCGCTCAAGGAGGCACTCGACTGGCTGGCCGGGGACCCGCCGGTGATCCAGTCGTTTTCCGAGACCTGGGCCAACGTCGCCGCCGAGGTCAACGCCATCGCCGGCGACCTGGGCAATGAGGTCACCAACGGCACCGCCGGCTGGCAGGGCGAGGGTGCCGAGGCGTATCGGGGCGCGGCGGCTGAGCAGGCGGATGCACTGGCGGGTGCGGCGTCGCTGGCCGACGGCATTTCCGCCGGCGTGATGATCATGGGCACCGTCGTCGCCGCGGTACGCGAACTGGTCCGCGATCTGGTCGCCGAACTGGTCGGCAAGCTCATCACCTGGGCACTGGAAGCCGCCGCCACCCTGGGCTTCGCCACCCCCGCGATCGCCGTACAGGCCACCACCGCCATCACCAAAACCATCAGCAAGATCAGCGACTTCATCCGCAAACTGGTCAAGACCATCGGCAACGTCTCCCCGAAGATCCGCAAGATCATCGACAAACTCGGCGAGATCATCGAAAAGCTGTCCAAAATGCTCCGCAAAGGCGGCAAACCCGGCAGCGGCACCACCCCCTCCGGCGCCAAGCCCAGCACCACCAAAACCCCGGACACCACCCCCAACTCCCCCGACACCACCCCTTCCGGCACCGACACCACCCCCGACGGCGGCAGCCCCACCACCCCCGACGGCGGAAAACCGGGCAACGGCAACCAGCCGGACTCACCGAGCAACCGGCCGGACGACGTCAACGACACCAAGACCCCGATCGACCAGCGCAAGTGCGAGAACGACCCGATCGACGTCGCGACCGGGGAAATGGTCCTGCCGCAGACCGACGTCGAACTCGCCGGCGTGCTGTCGCTCGTGCTGCGCCGCACGCACATCTCGTCCTACCGGGCCGGCCTCACCTTCGGATCGTCCTGGGCCAGTACCGTGGACCAGCGGCTCGAATTCGACGCCGAGGGCGTGCTGTTCGTCGCCGAGGACGGCATGCTGCTGGCCTACCCGACACCCCCGGACACCGGCTCGGTGCTGCCCGCCGCAGGCCCGCGCTGGCCGCTGAGCCGCTCCGGGGACGAGTTCACCATCCAGCGCGATTCGGGGCAGAGCCTGCACTTCCCGGCCGGTGCGGAACCGGTCCGGCCGCTGGCCCGGATCGAGGACCGCAGCGGCAACCGGATCACCGTGCACCGCGACCGCGCCGGGACACCGCTGGCCGTCGAGCACTCCGGTGGCTACCGGGTGGAGTTCGAGCACGAGGGCGGCCGGGCCGTCGCACTCCGGCTCGCCGATCCGGCCGGTTCCGGCATCGTCCTGCTGCGATACGCCTACGACGAGCGCGGACGGCTCACCGAGGTCGTCAACTCCTCCGGCCGCCCGCTGCGCTTCGAGTACGACCTCGCCGGCCGGGTCACCAAATGGACCGACCGCAACGGCGAGTGGTACCGCTACTTCTACGACGCCAAGGGCCGGTGCGTCGCGAACCAGGGTTCCGGCGGCTTCCTCAACGGCACTTTCGGCTACGACGATGACGGCCGCGTCACCCGCTTCACCGACGCACTGGGCAACACCACCACCTACCGCTTCGACGAGCGCAACAACGTCGTCGCCGAGACCGACCCGCTCGGCCACACCTGGCGGCAGGAATGGGACGCCCACGACCGCCTGGTCAGCCGCACCGACCCGCTCGGGCGCAGCACGCGCTACGAGTACGACCAGGACGGCAACCTGACCAGGCTGACCCGCCCGGACGGCACCCAGGCGCTGGCCGAGCACAACGAACTGGGCAGGCCGACGGTCACCGTCGACCCGGACGGCGCGGTCTGGCGACGCGGCTACGACCACGCGGGCCGCGTGGTCTCGATCACCGACCCCTCCGGTGCCACCACGACCTGCACCTACCACGAGAACGGGCAGCTCGCCTCGGTCACCGACCCGCTGGGCCGCACCCGCCGCACCGAAGTGGACGCGGCCGGGCTGCCGGTGGCCGAGATCGACGTCCGGGGCGGGGTCACCCGGTACCAGCGCGACCAGTTCGGCCGGATCATCTCGGTCACCGACCCGAGCGGCGCGACCGCGCGGATGGCGTGGACGGTCGAGGGCAAGCTGCTGTCCAGGACCGCCCCCGACGGCAGCGTCGAACGCTGGAAGTACGACGGGGAGGGCAACGAGGTCGAGTACCAGGACGCCGCCGGGCGCGGTGTGTCGATCCAGACCACGCACTTCGACCTGCCCGCGGTGGAGACCAGGACCGACGGCAGCAGCCTGACCTTCACCTACGACGCCGCGCTCCGGCTCCGGGCGGTCACCAACGCCCAGAATCTCGAATGGCGCTACGACTACGACGCGGCGGGCAGGCTGGTCGCCGAGACCGACTTCAACGGCAGGCGGGTCCAGTACGAGCACGACGAGGCGGGGCACCTCGTCGGGCGCACGAACGGGCTCGGTCAACGGGTCGGGTTCGTCCGCGACCGCGCCGGGCGGATGCTCCAGCGACGCTACGACGACACTGTCGAGGTCTTCGAATACGACCCGGTGGGCAGGCTGGTCCGCGCCCGCAACGCCGACGCCGACCTGGTGCTCGGCCGGGACCTGCTCGGCCGGGTGATCTCCGAGTCCGTCAACGGGCAGGCGGTGACCTCGGCCTACGACGCGGCCGGACGCCGGATCTCCCGGCGTACCCCGACCGGGGCGCAATCGCACTGGCGGTACGGCGAAAGCGGGCAGCCCGCGGCACTGACCACCGCCGGGCACACGGTCAGCTTCGGCTACGACGCGGCGGGGCACGAGGTCGAGCGCCTGCTGGACAGCGGCACGATCATCGCCCAGTCCTGGGACGCGAACCACCGGCTGGCCAGCCAGACGGTGTCCACGGTGACCGGTGGCGGCCGGGCGCAGGTGATCCAGCGACGCGACTTCAGCTACCGCGCGGACGGCCACCTCGTCGCCGTGGACGACCAGCTCGAAGGCCCGCGGTCGTTCCAGCTCGATGGCGGCGGCCGCATCACCGCCGTGCGCGGTGCGGGGTGGAGCGAGCAGTACGCCTACGACAGCGCCGGCAACGTGCAGGCTGCGGGCTGGCCCGGCGGCGACACCGAAGCCCACGGCGAGCGCGCCTACAGCGGCACTCTGCTCACCCGCGCCGGGAAGCTGCGCTACGAACACGACCAGCAGGGGCGCGTCGTGCTCCGGCAGAAGAAGCGGCTGTCCGCCAAACCGGAGAGCTGGCACTACTCCTGGAACGCCGACGACCGGCTCACCGGAGTGGTCACCCCCGGCGGGAGCCACTGGCGCTATCTGTACGACCCGCTGGGCAGGCGGATCGCCAAGCTCCGGCTGGGACACGACGGCACCGTTCTCGAACGGACGGACTTCTGCTGGGACGGCCTGCAACTCGCCGAGCAGGTGCACTCCGGCGGCCACGCGCTGACCTGGGACTGGGAACCGGGCACCTTCCGGGCCATCGCACAGGTGCACCGGGTGCGGTCGGCCGAGCAGGGCTGGATCGACGACCAGTTCTACTCGATCGTGACCGACCTGGTCGGCACCCCGACCGAACTGGTGGACGCGTCCGGGGCGCTGGGCTGGCGCCGCCGGTCGACGATCTGGGGCCACGACATCGGCTCGGCGCCGCAACAGGCAGGCACGCCGCTGCGCTTTCCCGGCCAGTACTTCGATCCGGAGTCAGGACTCAACTACAACCATTTCCGGCACTACGACGCCGAAACCGGCCGTTACACGTCGACCGATCCCGTGGGGCTGGCGCCGGCCCCGAACCCACACGCCTACGTGCCCAACCCGACCGCCGCGATCGACCCGACCGGCCTGTCCCCCTGCCGCACCTACTACAGCGTCCAGGGCAGGGCCGACGCCGACCGGCTGATCAACGACGGCGGCGAGCCGTGGCCGTCCGGAGTGGACGCGCAGGGCAGGCCGCGAAGTGAGCTCGGCGAAGGCCTCTACGCCTGGGAAACGCGCGATCAGGCGGAACGCTATCTGGACATGGTCCGAAGCCGCGACGGGGCGCCGACCGACCTGGAGATCATCGAGCACCGCATCCGGGGCGAGGACTTCGACGGACTGCGGTCGGCGGACATGACCACAATGGACGATGACGCGGCGACCGACCTGTGGAACCAGGGAAGCAACCACGACTACGAGCACATCCGCCGCGGGACCGGGCGGTTCGGCCCGGAGAACTACTTCCACCACAGCGTCTACCACCTGTTCGAGACAAGGAGGCCGGGATGA